A single Mycolicibacterium cosmeticum DNA region contains:
- the lspA gene encoding signal peptidase II, with translation MRLLLTVAGVVLALDVVTKVLAVHLLTPGQPVSIIGDTVTWTLVRNSGAAFSMATGYTWVLTLIAAGVVVGIIWMGRRLVSPWWALGLGMILGGALGNLVDRFFRSPGPLRGHVVDFLSIGWWPVFNVADPAVVGGAILLVVLSLFGFDFDTDGRRRPEEPAAQPAGGLANDTDTPE, from the coding sequence ATGCGTCTGCTGCTCACGGTCGCCGGCGTGGTGCTGGCCCTCGACGTCGTCACCAAGGTGCTCGCCGTGCACCTGCTGACACCCGGCCAGCCGGTGTCGATCATCGGCGACACCGTGACGTGGACCCTGGTGCGTAATTCGGGTGCGGCGTTCTCCATGGCCACCGGCTACACCTGGGTGCTCACCCTGATCGCGGCCGGGGTGGTGGTCGGCATCATCTGGATGGGTCGCCGACTGGTCTCGCCGTGGTGGGCGCTCGGCCTGGGCATGATCCTCGGTGGCGCGCTGGGCAACCTGGTGGACCGGTTCTTCCGCTCGCCCGGCCCGCTGCGCGGCCACGTCGTCGACTTCCTGTCGATCGGCTGGTGGCCGGTGTTCAACGTGGCCGACCCGGCCGTCGTCGGCGGGGCGATCCTGCTGGTGGTGCTGTCGCTGTTCGGCTTCGATTTCGACACCGACGGACGGCGCAGGCCCGAGGAGCCGGCGGCGCAACCGGCCGGCGGACTGGCGAACGACACGGATACCCCGGAGTGA
- a CDS encoding RluA family pseudouridine synthase, which produces MTTRSMPVPEGLAGMRVDAGLARLLGLSRTAAAAIAEEGGVELDGVTAGKSEKLTAGAWLEVRIPDAPAPIENTPVDIEGMTILYSDADIVAVDKPAGVAAHASVGWTGPTVLGGLAAAGYRITTSGVHERQGIVHRLDVGTSGVMVVAISERAYTLLKRAFKQRTVDKRYHALVQGHPDPSSGTIDAPIGRHRGHDWKFAVTEGGRHSVTHYDTIEAHVAASLLDVHLETGRTHQIRVHFSALHHPCCGDLTYGADPTLAKKLGLERQWLHARSLAFAHPADGRWIEITSPYPADLQHALDVLRDH; this is translated from the coding sequence GTGACCACCCGCTCAATGCCGGTACCCGAGGGGCTGGCGGGCATGCGGGTGGACGCCGGATTGGCCCGGTTGCTCGGACTGTCCCGCACCGCGGCGGCGGCGATCGCCGAAGAGGGCGGTGTGGAACTCGACGGGGTGACCGCGGGGAAATCGGAGAAGCTGACGGCCGGCGCCTGGCTGGAGGTGCGCATCCCGGATGCGCCGGCGCCGATCGAGAACACCCCGGTCGACATCGAGGGCATGACCATCCTGTACTCCGACGCCGATATCGTCGCCGTCGACAAACCCGCCGGGGTCGCCGCGCACGCATCGGTGGGCTGGACCGGTCCCACCGTGCTGGGCGGCCTGGCGGCGGCCGGCTACCGGATCACCACCTCCGGCGTGCACGAACGGCAGGGCATCGTGCACCGGCTGGACGTCGGCACCTCCGGTGTCATGGTGGTGGCCATCTCGGAGCGGGCGTACACGCTGCTCAAGCGCGCGTTCAAACAGCGCACCGTGGACAAGCGCTACCACGCGCTGGTACAGGGTCATCCCGATCCGTCCAGCGGCACCATCGACGCCCCGATCGGCCGGCACCGCGGGCACGACTGGAAATTCGCGGTCACCGAAGGGGGCAGGCACAGCGTCACCCACTACGACACGATCGAAGCTCATGTCGCGGCCAGCCTGCTGGACGTGCACCTGGAAACCGGCCGCACGCACCAGATCCGGGTGCATTTCTCGGCGCTGCACCATCCGTGCTGCGGCGACCTGACCTACGGCGCCGACCCCACCCTGGCCAAGAAGTTGGGCCTGGAGCGGCAGTGGCTGCACGCCCGCTCACTGGCCTTCGCGCATCCTGCCGACGGCAGGTGGATCGAGATCACCAGCCCGTACCCGGCCGATCTGCAGCACGCCCTCGACGTCCTGCGCGACCACTGA
- the rarD gene encoding EamA family transporter RarD produces MTPEPSDRGRRAGLLFGAGAYGTWGLFPAFFPLLEPAGAVEILAHRIVWSLVLMALVIVLVRRLGDLRRMSGRTWLLLAGASALISANWAIYVYAVNNGHVVDAALGYFINPLVTVGLGVLIFRERLNRAQAAALAIAVVAVVVLTVEVGALPYIGLGLALSFGLYGAVKKTVDTDPRVSVGVEAGLAAPFALGYLAVLQSSGAGTFTGHGAAHVVLLVSSGVLTAIPLLLFAAAAQRLPMVTMGLLFYLTPIMQMTWGVLVGHEPMPPARWLGFALIWLALAVFSVDAVLRTRSARRPVSGDANV; encoded by the coding sequence GTGACTCCGGAGCCAAGCGACCGGGGCCGGCGCGCCGGGTTGCTCTTCGGCGCCGGCGCCTACGGCACGTGGGGGCTGTTCCCGGCGTTCTTCCCGCTGCTCGAACCGGCCGGTGCCGTCGAGATCCTGGCGCACCGGATCGTTTGGAGCCTGGTGCTGATGGCGCTGGTGATCGTCCTGGTGCGCCGGCTCGGCGACCTGCGCCGGATGTCGGGGCGGACCTGGCTGTTACTGGCCGGCGCGTCGGCCCTGATCTCCGCGAACTGGGCGATCTACGTGTACGCGGTGAACAACGGCCACGTGGTCGATGCCGCGCTGGGCTATTTCATCAATCCGTTGGTGACGGTGGGGCTCGGGGTGCTGATCTTCCGGGAGCGGCTCAACCGCGCCCAGGCGGCCGCGCTGGCCATCGCGGTGGTGGCGGTGGTGGTGCTGACGGTCGAGGTCGGTGCGCTGCCGTATATCGGGCTCGGGCTGGCGCTGTCGTTCGGGCTCTACGGCGCGGTGAAGAAGACGGTGGACACCGATCCACGGGTCAGCGTCGGCGTCGAGGCGGGGCTGGCGGCGCCGTTTGCTCTGGGCTACCTCGCGGTGCTGCAGTCCTCGGGTGCGGGCACCTTCACCGGGCACGGTGCCGCCCACGTCGTGCTGCTGGTGTCCTCGGGTGTGCTGACCGCAATCCCACTGTTGTTGTTCGCTGCCGCGGCACAGCGCCTGCCGATGGTGACAATGGGGCTGCTGTTCTACCTGACGCCGATCATGCAAATGACGTGGGGTGTGCTAGTCGGCCATGAGCCGATGCCGCCCGCGCGCTGGCTCGGGTTTGCACTGATTTGGCTCGCACTGGCGGTGTTCAGCGTCGATGCCGTTCTCCGCACGCGGTCAGCGCGCCGCCCGGTTTCCGGAGACGCCAATGTATAA